One genomic window of Metopolophium dirhodum isolate CAU chromosome 4, ASM1992520v1, whole genome shotgun sequence includes the following:
- the LOC132943935 gene encoding N(4)-(Beta-N-acetylglucosaminyl)-L-asparaginase isoform X1 produces MSIMSCFYRFKQILFVISCSVIFVVVIRKLYCYNSKDNCLTYNTPMVISTWAFTNATTKSWSVLNMSGSAIDAVVAGCTVCEQEQCDGTVGYGGSPDENGETSLDALIIDGATMNMGAVGHMKRIKSASKVARLVMENTKHTLLVGEGATQFAIQMGFKETNLSTIESLNLWKQWKTNNCQPNFWTNVSPDPKNYCGPYKPNLLKNSKPEPNLVDTKNHDTIGIIAIDHEGNIAAGTSTNGAKFKIPGRVGDSPIPGSGAYAMNTYGAAAATGDGDILMRFLPSFHAVQALKNGHNPTKAAQLAIDTISNYYPDFSGAVITVNKYGDYGAACHGFDRFPYSIANPEHNKVALLYITCTKSKSYNYNLWSSLL; encoded by the exons atgtcCATAATGAGCTGTTTTTATcgtttcaaacaaatattatttgttataagttGTTCCGTCATATTTGTTGTAGTTATtcgtaaattgtattgttataattccAAAGACAATTGTTTAACTTATAATACTCCAATGGTTATCAGTACGTGGGCGTTTACTAATGCGACAACAAAAa gTTGGTCAGTGTTAAACATGTCAGGCTCCGCAATTGATGCAGTTGTAGCTGGATGTACAGTTTGCGAACAAGAGCAATGTGATGGTACTGTTGGTTATGGTGGAAGTCCTGATGAAAATGGAGAAACTTCTTTAGATGCTCTTATCATTGATgg AGCTACAATGAATATGGGAGCTGTTGGGCATATGAAACGTATCAAGTCAGCCTCTAAAGTAGCACGGCTTGTGATGGAAAACACAAAACATACGCTTCTTGTAGGTGAAGGAGCAACTCAATTCGCTATACAGATGGGCTTTAAAGAGACTAACCTCAGCACAATTGAGTCATTGAACTTGTGGAAACAATGGAAAACTAATAATTGTCAGCCAAACTTTTGGACT AATGTTAGTCCAGAtccaaaaaattattgtggaccTTACAAACCAAATTTgctcaaaaattcaaaacctGAGCCAAATCTTGTGGATACAAAAAATCATGATACTATTGGAATTATTGCAATTGACCATGAAGGTAATATTGCTGCTGGTACATCTACAAATGGTGCCAAATTCAAAATACCTGG AAGAGTTGGTGACTCTCCCATTCCTGGATCTGGTGCTTATGCTATGAACACCTATGGTGCCGCTGCAGCAACAGGTGATGGAGACATACTAATGCGTTTTTTACCAAG TTTTCATGCAGTTCAAGCACTGAAGAATGGCCATAATCCAACAAAAGCCGCTCAATTAGCCATAGATACGATTTCCAATTATTATCCAGACTTTAGTGGAGCAGTTATTACTGTGAATAAATATGGAGATTATGGTGCTGCATGTCATGGATTTGACAGATTCCCATACTCGATCGCAAACCCTGAACACAATAAAGTGGCCTTATTATATATCACATGTACCAAATCAAAATCATATAACTATAACCTATGGTCATCTTTATTATAG
- the LOC132943364 gene encoding proton-coupled zinc antiporter SLC30A1 isoform X2, whose protein sequence is MSIKKVLRIFNPHAVHMVILLMLCYFLVQLVFSHISHSLTLLVDSYHVLCKLIYFFGSVLCIKHNDYEEVCSNEGCAEKILKAEDDSPESNLTVSKSGQISSSSCVHRHPEKKLKNTFGWARIEVVLMLGGCVFLASLSFSLVVEAIQTLIHIDHQDPMHQPISVFIIGLVGILIHGLCCLLLGGPVSQNTRVPDEESANALLNPGLLLKKKIQIKNCSPREICRDLVGCTMVMICSIIVIFTDPSIAKFVDPGISIISAVILLYLKYPNMKESCLILLQTMPDHMNIDAICKNLMKTFPDIVNVHELHIWQLTEDKIISTAHIMFLNPQDYLRINKAVVNFFHENGILEVTIQPEFFKDDHNIQMVPEYGMGQCLVQCNNVECFDRNCCEPDEIESIQHC, encoded by the exons ATGTCTATCAAAAAAGTGCTCCGCATTTTTAATCCTCATGCAGTCCACATGGTCATTCTACTAATGTTATGTTACTTCTTAGTGCAACTAGTTTTCAGTCATATATCGCATTCACTCACCTTGCTCGTCGACTCGTACCACGTGCTTTGTAAACTAATATACTTTTTTGGATCTGTACTATGTATTAAg CACAATGATTATGAAGAGGTGTGTTCAAACGAAGGTTGCGCGGAAAAGATCCTTAAAGCGGAGGACGATTCTCCTGAGTCCAACTTGACAGTATCCAAGTCCGGTCAAATATCGTCTTCCAGT TGCGTGCATCGTCATCCCGAGAAGAAGTTAAAGAACACATTTGGATGGGCAAGGATCGAAGTGGTCTTAATGCTCGGCGGTTGCGTGTTTTTGGCGTCCCTTAGTTTCTCACTGGTGGTCGAAGCCATTCAAACTCTCATACACATCGACCATCAAGATCCAATGCATCAACCGATATCAGTGTTCATTATCGGTCTTGTTGGTATACTCATCCACGGACTGTGTTGTTTATTACTTGGAg GTCCGGTATCACAAAACACAAGAGTTCCTGACGAAGAGAGCGCTAATGCTCTTTTGAATCCTGGTCTAttgctgaaaaaaaaaatacaaattaaaaactgcAGTCCAAGAGAAATATGTCGAGATTTAGTTG GTTGTACAATGGTGATGATATGTTCGATCATCGTAATATTCACAGACCCTAGCATAGCAAAGTTTGTTGATCCTGGAATTTCAATCATATCGGCTGTGATATTGCTCTACCTCAAGTATCCAAATA tgaaaGAATCATGCCTGATTCTTCTTCAGACCATGCCCGACCATATGAACATTGATGCCATTTGCAAAAACTTGATGAAAACTTTTCCAGACATAGTAAACGTACATGAACTCCATATATGGCAACTGActgaagataaaataatatctactgcacatattatgtttcttaaCCCTCAA GATTATTTGAGAATAAATAAAGCGGTTGTTAACTTTTTCCATGAAAATGGCATTTTAGAAGTGACTATTCAACCAGAATTTTTCAAAGACGACCACAATATACAAATGGTGCCAGAGTATGGTATGGGACAGTGTTTGGTTCAGTGCAATAACGTCGAGTGCTTCGATAGAAATTGCTGTGAACCAGATGAGATTGAATCAATTCAACATTgttaa
- the LOC132943364 gene encoding proton-coupled zinc antiporter SLC30A1 isoform X1, producing MNGFKMSIKKVLRIFNPHAVHMVILLMLCYFLVQLVFSHISHSLTLLVDSYHVLCKLIYFFGSVLCIKHNDYEEVCSNEGCAEKILKAEDDSPESNLTVSKSGQISSSSCVHRHPEKKLKNTFGWARIEVVLMLGGCVFLASLSFSLVVEAIQTLIHIDHQDPMHQPISVFIIGLVGILIHGLCCLLLGGPVSQNTRVPDEESANALLNPGLLLKKKIQIKNCSPREICRDLVGCTMVMICSIIVIFTDPSIAKFVDPGISIISAVILLYLKYPNMKESCLILLQTMPDHMNIDAICKNLMKTFPDIVNVHELHIWQLTEDKIISTAHIMFLNPQDYLRINKAVVNFFHENGILEVTIQPEFFKDDHNIQMVPEYGMGQCLVQCNNVECFDRNCCEPDEIESIQHC from the exons CGGTTTTAAAATGTCTATCAAAAAAGTGCTCCGCATTTTTAATCCTCATGCAGTCCACATGGTCATTCTACTAATGTTATGTTACTTCTTAGTGCAACTAGTTTTCAGTCATATATCGCATTCACTCACCTTGCTCGTCGACTCGTACCACGTGCTTTGTAAACTAATATACTTTTTTGGATCTGTACTATGTATTAAg CACAATGATTATGAAGAGGTGTGTTCAAACGAAGGTTGCGCGGAAAAGATCCTTAAAGCGGAGGACGATTCTCCTGAGTCCAACTTGACAGTATCCAAGTCCGGTCAAATATCGTCTTCCAGT TGCGTGCATCGTCATCCCGAGAAGAAGTTAAAGAACACATTTGGATGGGCAAGGATCGAAGTGGTCTTAATGCTCGGCGGTTGCGTGTTTTTGGCGTCCCTTAGTTTCTCACTGGTGGTCGAAGCCATTCAAACTCTCATACACATCGACCATCAAGATCCAATGCATCAACCGATATCAGTGTTCATTATCGGTCTTGTTGGTATACTCATCCACGGACTGTGTTGTTTATTACTTGGAg GTCCGGTATCACAAAACACAAGAGTTCCTGACGAAGAGAGCGCTAATGCTCTTTTGAATCCTGGTCTAttgctgaaaaaaaaaatacaaattaaaaactgcAGTCCAAGAGAAATATGTCGAGATTTAGTTG GTTGTACAATGGTGATGATATGTTCGATCATCGTAATATTCACAGACCCTAGCATAGCAAAGTTTGTTGATCCTGGAATTTCAATCATATCGGCTGTGATATTGCTCTACCTCAAGTATCCAAATA tgaaaGAATCATGCCTGATTCTTCTTCAGACCATGCCCGACCATATGAACATTGATGCCATTTGCAAAAACTTGATGAAAACTTTTCCAGACATAGTAAACGTACATGAACTCCATATATGGCAACTGActgaagataaaataatatctactgcacatattatgtttcttaaCCCTCAA GATTATTTGAGAATAAATAAAGCGGTTGTTAACTTTTTCCATGAAAATGGCATTTTAGAAGTGACTATTCAACCAGAATTTTTCAAAGACGACCACAATATACAAATGGTGCCAGAGTATGGTATGGGACAGTGTTTGGTTCAGTGCAATAACGTCGAGTGCTTCGATAGAAATTGCTGTGAACCAGATGAGATTGAATCAATTCAACATTgttaa
- the LOC132943852 gene encoding 52 kDa repressor of the inhibitor of the protein kinase-like isoform X2: protein MSSWKDVTAVEANMLRNAMDSEFLISVQIIKVLFSYGLPLCKQLQSKDIDLKEMKMAEVLDFQIVVKRINKRQINRANPSLSSEEPEDYFRVTICIPYIESFINQLELRFLEHHNIFKGFYCLFDNNEDSNEADFESLVSFYLTHNDLSTTLGELKMWKLKLARLNIKPSNGIDALKLCSPVIFPNIHMLLKILCTLPVSTATPERMFSNLKRVKSYLRNTMKEDRLNGLTMLSVYRNINLTPEEVIDELGQKPRKIDIVL, encoded by the exons ATGTCAAGTTGGAAAGATGTAACTGCAGTTGAAGCCAATATGTTAAGAAATGCAATGGACTCAGAATTTCTTATATCAGTACAAATTATAAAG gttttattttcatatggGCTGCCATTGTGCAAACAACTACAAAGCAAAGACATTGATTTAAAAGAAATG aaaatggCTGAAGTTCTAGATTTTCAAATTGTAGTAAAAAGAATAAACAAAAGGCAAATAAACCGTGCTAATCCATCATTATCATCCGAAGAACCAGAAGATTATTTTAGAGTTACTATTTGTATTCCTTATATTGAATCATTCATAAATCAACTAGAGCTCAGATTCTTAGagcaccataatatttttaaag gtttttattgtttatttgacaACAACGAAGATTCTAATGAAGCTGATTTTGAATCTCTCGTTTCATTCTACTTGACTCATAATGATTTGTCTACCACTCTTGGTGAACTTAAAATGTGGAAGTTAAAACTTGCCCGTCTAAATATTAAACCATCTAATGGAATTGATGCATTAAAACTTTGTAGTCCCGTGATCTTCCCAAATATtcatatgttattaaaaattctatgCACACTGCCGGTATCAACAGCTACTCCAGAGagaatgttttcaaatttaaaaagagtaaaatcTTATTTGAGAAATACTATGAAAGAG GACAGATTAAATGGATTGACCATGTTGTCGGTATAccgaaatataaatttaactccTGAAGAAGTCATTGATGAGTTGGGACAAAAACCCAGGAAAATAGACAttgttttataa
- the LOC132943934 gene encoding protein king tubby isoform X1 yields the protein MSATTRNIRHQTLEQQKQLLEMKMRQVRQTPQIIKASDNVMTSARIRPKSARPLEMNCYDGPLTYAMMNCSPDSSDILGVSRHSINQDVIEDMRKEVAEMTVDERRISVDTEDEESCSISPVKNLSSIHIKENSPFIYPSSTITDTNELEGDVYGNLETFVLEPAAQGVHFKCRITRDKKGMDRGLYPTYYLHLDKGNGSKIFLLAARKRKKSRTSNYLISTDPTDLSRGGDSYVGKLRSNLIGTQFTVYDNGTSPYKSSIEGVQERQELAAVVYETNVLGFKGPRKMTVIIPGMNKNHQRVKVATTDNYSSLLECYRTKNMDDLIELHNKTPQWNEETQSYVLNFHGRVTQASVKNFQIVHDNDVDYIVLQFGRISDDLFTMDYRYPLCAMQAFAITLSSFDSKLACE from the exons ATGTCCGCTACTACTAGGAATATCCGTCACCAAACACTGGAACAACAA AAACAACTGTTGGAAATGAAAATGAGGCAGGTCAGACAAACTCCGCAGATCATAAAAGCATCAGACAATGTCATGACAAGTGCAAGAATACGGCCGAAATCTGCTAGGCCACTAGAGATgaatt gttatGATGGTCCATTAACATATGCAATGATGAATTGCAGTCCAGACTCCAGTGATATATTAGGTGTATCAAGACATTCTATTAATCAAGATGTTATTGAAG atATGAGAAAAGAAGTAGCTGAAATGACTGTTGACGAACGTAGGATATCTGTAGATACTGAAGATGAAGAATCTTGTTCCATTTCTCCAGTTAAAAATTTGAGTTCAATACACATAAAAGAAAACAGCCCATTTATTTATCCTTCTTCAACAATTACTGAT ACTAATGAATTGGAAGGAGATGTATATGGAAATTTAGAAACATTTGTCCTGGAACCGGCTGCCCAAGGTGTTCATTTTAAATGTCGTATAACTAGAGATAAAAAAGGCATGGATCGAGGGTTATaccctacatattatttacatttagacAAAGGAAATGGATCAAaa atttttttattggcTGCTCGAAAACGTAAAAAAAGTAGaacatcaaattatttaatatcaacaGATCCAACTGATTTGTCTAGAGGAGGTGATTCATATGTTGGCAAGCTTAGATCAAATTTAATTGGTACTCAATTCACTGTCTATGATAATGGTACGTCACCATATAAGTCGTCTATAGAAGGAGTCCAAGAAAGACAAGAATTAGCAGCTGTAGTATat gaAACAAATGTGCTAGGATTCAAGGGACCGCGTAAGATGACTGTCATAATACCAGGCATGAATAAAAATCACCAACGAGTCAAAGTCGCCACAACTGATAACTATAGTTCACTATtgg AATGTTATCGAACAAAAAATATGGACGACCTGATAGAATTGCATAACAAAACACCACAGTGGAATGAAGAAACCCAATCGTATGTTCTTAACTTTCATGGACGAGTTACACAAGCTTCAGTTAAAAACTTTCAAATTGTTCACGATAATGATG ttGATTACATTGTCCTGCAATTCGGTCGGATTTCAGATGATCTCTTTACAATGGATTACAGATATCCATTGTGTGCAATGCAAGCATTTGCTATCACTCTTAGTAGTTTTGATAGCAAATTAGCTTGTGAATAG
- the LOC132943852 gene encoding 52 kDa repressor of the inhibitor of the protein kinase-like isoform X1 gives MSSWKDVTAVEANMLRNAMDSEFLISVQIIKVLFSYGLPLCKQLQSKDIDLKEMVGLAEDNVNALKQLRTNIEPEFKKIFDEAQKMAEVLDFQIVVKRINKRQINRANPSLSSEEPEDYFRVTICIPYIESFINQLELRFLEHHNIFKGFYCLFDNNEDSNEADFESLVSFYLTHNDLSTTLGELKMWKLKLARLNIKPSNGIDALKLCSPVIFPNIHMLLKILCTLPVSTATPERMFSNLKRVKSYLRNTMKEDRLNGLTMLSVYRNINLTPEEVIDELGQKPRKIDIVL, from the exons ATGTCAAGTTGGAAAGATGTAACTGCAGTTGAAGCCAATATGTTAAGAAATGCAATGGACTCAGAATTTCTTATATCAGTACAAATTATAAAG gttttattttcatatggGCTGCCATTGTGCAAACAACTACAAAGCAAAGACATTGATTTAAAAGAAATGGTTGGTTTAGCAGAAGATAATGTTAATGCTCTTAAACAACTAAGAACTAATATTGAacctgaatttaaaaaaatatttgatgaggCTCAA aaaatggCTGAAGTTCTAGATTTTCAAATTGTAGTAAAAAGAATAAACAAAAGGCAAATAAACCGTGCTAATCCATCATTATCATCCGAAGAACCAGAAGATTATTTTAGAGTTACTATTTGTATTCCTTATATTGAATCATTCATAAATCAACTAGAGCTCAGATTCTTAGagcaccataatatttttaaag gtttttattgtttatttgacaACAACGAAGATTCTAATGAAGCTGATTTTGAATCTCTCGTTTCATTCTACTTGACTCATAATGATTTGTCTACCACTCTTGGTGAACTTAAAATGTGGAAGTTAAAACTTGCCCGTCTAAATATTAAACCATCTAATGGAATTGATGCATTAAAACTTTGTAGTCCCGTGATCTTCCCAAATATtcatatgttattaaaaattctatgCACACTGCCGGTATCAACAGCTACTCCAGAGagaatgttttcaaatttaaaaagagtaaaatcTTATTTGAGAAATACTATGAAAGAG GACAGATTAAATGGATTGACCATGTTGTCGGTATAccgaaatataaatttaactccTGAAGAAGTCATTGATGAGTTGGGACAAAAACCCAGGAAAATAGACAttgttttataa
- the LOC132943934 gene encoding tubby protein homolog isoform X2, with the protein MSATTRNIRHQTLEQQKQLLEMKMRQVRQTPQIIKASDNVMTSARIRPKSARPLEMNYMRKEVAEMTVDERRISVDTEDEESCSISPVKNLSSIHIKENSPFIYPSSTITDTNELEGDVYGNLETFVLEPAAQGVHFKCRITRDKKGMDRGLYPTYYLHLDKGNGSKIFLLAARKRKKSRTSNYLISTDPTDLSRGGDSYVGKLRSNLIGTQFTVYDNGTSPYKSSIEGVQERQELAAVVYETNVLGFKGPRKMTVIIPGMNKNHQRVKVATTDNYSSLLECYRTKNMDDLIELHNKTPQWNEETQSYVLNFHGRVTQASVKNFQIVHDNDVDYIVLQFGRISDDLFTMDYRYPLCAMQAFAITLSSFDSKLACE; encoded by the exons ATGTCCGCTACTACTAGGAATATCCGTCACCAAACACTGGAACAACAA AAACAACTGTTGGAAATGAAAATGAGGCAGGTCAGACAAACTCCGCAGATCATAAAAGCATCAGACAATGTCATGACAAGTGCAAGAATACGGCCGAAATCTGCTAGGCCACTAGAGATgaatt atATGAGAAAAGAAGTAGCTGAAATGACTGTTGACGAACGTAGGATATCTGTAGATACTGAAGATGAAGAATCTTGTTCCATTTCTCCAGTTAAAAATTTGAGTTCAATACACATAAAAGAAAACAGCCCATTTATTTATCCTTCTTCAACAATTACTGAT ACTAATGAATTGGAAGGAGATGTATATGGAAATTTAGAAACATTTGTCCTGGAACCGGCTGCCCAAGGTGTTCATTTTAAATGTCGTATAACTAGAGATAAAAAAGGCATGGATCGAGGGTTATaccctacatattatttacatttagacAAAGGAAATGGATCAAaa atttttttattggcTGCTCGAAAACGTAAAAAAAGTAGaacatcaaattatttaatatcaacaGATCCAACTGATTTGTCTAGAGGAGGTGATTCATATGTTGGCAAGCTTAGATCAAATTTAATTGGTACTCAATTCACTGTCTATGATAATGGTACGTCACCATATAAGTCGTCTATAGAAGGAGTCCAAGAAAGACAAGAATTAGCAGCTGTAGTATat gaAACAAATGTGCTAGGATTCAAGGGACCGCGTAAGATGACTGTCATAATACCAGGCATGAATAAAAATCACCAACGAGTCAAAGTCGCCACAACTGATAACTATAGTTCACTATtgg AATGTTATCGAACAAAAAATATGGACGACCTGATAGAATTGCATAACAAAACACCACAGTGGAATGAAGAAACCCAATCGTATGTTCTTAACTTTCATGGACGAGTTACACAAGCTTCAGTTAAAAACTTTCAAATTGTTCACGATAATGATG ttGATTACATTGTCCTGCAATTCGGTCGGATTTCAGATGATCTCTTTACAATGGATTACAGATATCCATTGTGTGCAATGCAAGCATTTGCTATCACTCTTAGTAGTTTTGATAGCAAATTAGCTTGTGAATAG
- the LOC132943935 gene encoding N(4)-(Beta-N-acetylglucosaminyl)-L-asparaginase isoform X2, with amino-acid sequence MHGWSVLNMSGSAIDAVVAGCTVCEQEQCDGTVGYGGSPDENGETSLDALIIDGATMNMGAVGHMKRIKSASKVARLVMENTKHTLLVGEGATQFAIQMGFKETNLSTIESLNLWKQWKTNNCQPNFWTNVSPDPKNYCGPYKPNLLKNSKPEPNLVDTKNHDTIGIIAIDHEGNIAAGTSTNGAKFKIPGRVGDSPIPGSGAYAMNTYGAAAATGDGDILMRFLPSFHAVQALKNGHNPTKAAQLAIDTISNYYPDFSGAVITVNKYGDYGAACHGFDRFPYSIANPEHNKVALLYITCTKSKSYNYNLWSSLL; translated from the exons ATGCATG gTTGGTCAGTGTTAAACATGTCAGGCTCCGCAATTGATGCAGTTGTAGCTGGATGTACAGTTTGCGAACAAGAGCAATGTGATGGTACTGTTGGTTATGGTGGAAGTCCTGATGAAAATGGAGAAACTTCTTTAGATGCTCTTATCATTGATgg AGCTACAATGAATATGGGAGCTGTTGGGCATATGAAACGTATCAAGTCAGCCTCTAAAGTAGCACGGCTTGTGATGGAAAACACAAAACATACGCTTCTTGTAGGTGAAGGAGCAACTCAATTCGCTATACAGATGGGCTTTAAAGAGACTAACCTCAGCACAATTGAGTCATTGAACTTGTGGAAACAATGGAAAACTAATAATTGTCAGCCAAACTTTTGGACT AATGTTAGTCCAGAtccaaaaaattattgtggaccTTACAAACCAAATTTgctcaaaaattcaaaacctGAGCCAAATCTTGTGGATACAAAAAATCATGATACTATTGGAATTATTGCAATTGACCATGAAGGTAATATTGCTGCTGGTACATCTACAAATGGTGCCAAATTCAAAATACCTGG AAGAGTTGGTGACTCTCCCATTCCTGGATCTGGTGCTTATGCTATGAACACCTATGGTGCCGCTGCAGCAACAGGTGATGGAGACATACTAATGCGTTTTTTACCAAG TTTTCATGCAGTTCAAGCACTGAAGAATGGCCATAATCCAACAAAAGCCGCTCAATTAGCCATAGATACGATTTCCAATTATTATCCAGACTTTAGTGGAGCAGTTATTACTGTGAATAAATATGGAGATTATGGTGCTGCATGTCATGGATTTGACAGATTCCCATACTCGATCGCAAACCCTGAACACAATAAAGTGGCCTTATTATATATCACATGTACCAAATCAAAATCATATAACTATAACCTATGGTCATCTTTATTATAG